In Peromyscus eremicus chromosome 15, PerEre_H2_v1, whole genome shotgun sequence, a genomic segment contains:
- the LOC131925287 gene encoding kinesin-like protein KIF28 encodes IPRVCEELFQAIKMQKENIELRVMFSMLEIYNEQIRDLLSRTKTPGGLKVREDPQLGFFVEGLKWVPCENYAQIEKLMEQGSKIRMTASTNMNACSSRSHMVITIQFKQIFLDTALTKQSSINMVDLAGSERQKSSGAEGDRLREGSRVNLSLTSLGNVISALADSAMGKKVLHIPYRDSVLTKLLQSALGGNSRTTLIAAISPADICYEETLSTLRYAERAKKVQNKAVVNTCLLGRASRAENKFLLGFWGTRAAEHSAGLLAEWQLGIRGTWAHLLEQAWKEWEEQYSALTKEQQMMKALPHLLNVNEDPQLTGVLKFFIHKGSCDVGRAASSAIRLQGLGISDKHASFVNLDGKVTVAPHGKCKVVVNGVPVTNRTKLQHLDRIILGSNSAFLYIGFPSERGGEDWSRFDYDFFQLERAAAEGVSVDMLGTGSPGDGQAEPSVLAVFQDYIKLLPLVVEANQMSEELEKGLKMELKVKNLASSDSRGYDLQKEVMVKVTKPRTHEVWIWSKAKFINRKFLMEELYQRFLEREASQVAQEDDPFWDPVEVVHLGSAHIWLQSLAYCMMLEEQVEVLNCDGLQESVLHIRITPCSPEGWAHSEEDMVIDPLELLGKRIDFQIHIVGCLGVKWLKEDANRGIQMGYKVYDLPNTLYTKPVWTKSVNPRIEETVHIVALSASREFLEYLLTNALIVDLWGLQEGCAELGVSQLDILLPGEGHIMVDTKKLSSVKNVNQIMSNQVPEIYQTLLKLEQETELLRGVNRALREENVSLKASLEKTGSAQQAQRPDDPKRAGVRAQLPAAREATQMCAQQASCDAQLARALKVFYQGMSVARGQLLRLRQCRPPEDDEMLRPFVHQQSLMLKDLEDLLESSLQKLKNDVAVIVKKKKEYLLHTQQ; translated from the exons ATAAGAGATTTGCTATCTAGAACCAAGACTCCCGGAGGGTTGAAAGTCAGGGAAGATCCACAGCTGGGCTTTTTTGTGGAAGGTCTGAAGTGGGTGCCTTGTGAGAATTATGCACAGATTGAAAAGCTGATGGAGCAGGGATCAAAAATCAGGATGACAGCTTCGACCAACATGAATGCCTGCAGCAGCCGGTCCCACATGGTCATCACCATCCAGTTCAAGCAG ATTTTCCTGGACACAGCCCTCACCAAGCAATCCAGCATCAACATGGTGGACTTGGCAGGAAGTGAGAGGCAGAAATCATCAGGAGCTGAAGGAGACCGGCTGAGGGAAGGATCGAGGGTCAATTTAAGCCTAACCAGTTTAGGAAACGTCATCAG TGCTCTGGCTGACTCCGCCATGGGGAAGAAAGTTCTGCATATTCCCTACAGAGATTCTGTTCTGACCAAACTGCTCCAGTCGGCTCTGGGCGGGAACAGCCGGACAACACTG ATTGCCGCCATAAGCCCAGCTGATATCTGCTATGAGGAGACCTTGTCGACGCTGAGATACGCCGAGAG GGCTAAAAAGGTTCAGAACAAAGCTGTGGTCAACACCTGCCTGCTGGGGAGAGCGTCCAGGGCTGAGAACAAGTTCCTGCTCGGATTCTGGGGCACCAGAGCGGCAG aACACTCAGCTGGTCTCCTGGCAGAATGGCAGCTGGGGATTCGGGGAACCTGGGCCCACCTGCTGGAGCAGGCatggaaggaatgggaggagcaGTACTCGGCTCTCACGAAG GAGCAGCAGATGATGAAGGCTCTCCCACACCTTCTCAACGTCAACGAGGACCCGCAGCTCACAGGGGTCCTCAAGTTCTTCATTCACAAAG GCTCCTGTGATGTTGGTCGGGCAGCTTCAAGTGCTATTCGTCTTCAAGGCCTGGG GATTTCAGATAAGCATGCTTCCTTCGTGAACCTGGATGGTAAAGTGACAGTCGCTCCACACGGCAAGTGCAAGGTTGTTGTTAATGGGGTACCTGTCACCAACAGGACAAAGCTGCAGCATCTG GACCGCATCATCTTGGGATCCAACAGTGCCTTCCTCTACATCGGGTTTCCCTCCGAGCGAGGTGGTGAAGATTGGAGCAGATTCGACTACGACTTTTTCCAGCTGGAGCGGGCAGCCGCTGAGGGAGTGAGTGTGGACATGCTTG GTACTGGGAGCCCTGGAGATGGCCAAGCCGAGCCCAGTGTCTTAGCTGTGTTCCAGGACTACATCAAACTCCTGCCGCTGGTTGTGGAAGCAAACCAGATGAGTGAGGAGCTAGAGAAG GGGCTTAAAATGGAATTGAAGGTGAAGAATTTGGCATCGTCAGATTCCAGGGGCTACGACCTCCAGAAAGAGGTCATGGTGAAGGTGACCAAGCCGAGGACTCACGAG GTATGGATTTGGTCAAAGGCCAAGTTTATCAATCGGAAATTCCTGATGGAGGAACTTTACCAGCGCTTTCTAGAGAGGGAAGCCAGCCAGGTGGCTCAGGAAGACGACCCTTTCTGGGACCCTGTGGAGGTTGTCCACTTGGGCTCGGCACACATCTGGCTGCAGTCCCTGGCTTACTGCATGATGCTGGAGGAGCAGGTGGAGGTTCTGAACTGTGACGGGCTGCAGGAGTCAGTACTGCACATCCGCATCACACCCTGCTCCCCGGAGGGATG GGCACACAGTGAAGAGGACATGGTTATTGACCCGCTGGAGCTACTGGGCAAGAGGATTGACTTCCAGATTCACATCGTCGGGTGTCTTGGTGTCAAATGGCTAAAGGAAGATGCAAACCGGGGCATTCAGATGGG GTACAAAGTTTATGATCTCCCAAACACTCTGTATACCAAGCCTGTGTGGACAAAAAGCGTGAATCCCCGAATTGAAGAGACCGTCCACATCGTAGCCTTGAGCGCATCTCGAGAGTTTCTGGAGTACTTACTGACGAATGCGCTTATCGTTGATTTGTGGGGCCTCCAAG AAGGCTGTGCCGAGTTAGGCGTCTCTCAACTGGACATCCTGCTCCCAGGTGAAGGCCACATCATGGTAGATACCAAGAAATTGTCCAGTGTGAAGAATGTGAACCAG ATCATGTCAAACCAGGTGCCAGAAATTTATCAGACGCTGCTCAAGTTAGAGCAGGAGACGGAGCTGCTCAGAGGTGTTAACAGAGCCCTCAGAGAAGAAAACGTGTCTCTCAAGGCATCACTGGAAAAAACTGGTTCTGCTCAACAGG CCCAGAGGCCAGATGATCCAAAGAGAGCTGGGGTGAGGGCACAGCTGCCTGCAGCCAGAGAGGCTACACAGATGTGTGCTCAGCAAGCCAGCTGTGACGCACAGCTGGCCAGAGCTCTGAAGGTATTCTATCAAGGCATGAGCGTGGCCAGAGGACAGCTCCTCAGACTGAGGCAGTGCAGGCCTCCG